In Peromyscus leucopus breed LL Stock chromosome 9, UCI_PerLeu_2.1, whole genome shotgun sequence, the sequence AGGTTTCTTCACCCCTCCTGTAGAGGGCGCACTCTTGCGAGCAGCTTTAGTAGCCAGTTGTTTCCTGGGTGCTTTACCACTGGTGGATTTGCGGGCAGTCTGCTTTGTAGGAGCCATGGTATGGGCACCTCCTtacttacccccacccccaccccttctcctTCGGCTGGAGCTCTGCAAGCGAGAGGCGGCGCTGGCGTGAgggagcggcggcggcgcggAGATGGCTGTGAACAcaattcaggattttttttttttttttttttttaattttcactaaACTACAGCTAGAATTCAATAATTGCTTCGATTCCTAAGGGGGACGTGCTGGGTAGAAAGGAGGCTGTCACTGCAAGTCCGGGAGAATTTTCAACCACCATCTCCAGGTGACCTTCTCACcagggccaggagttcaaggcggATGTGGGTGTTTGCTCAGGACTGAGGACAGCTGCTGCCAGGCCGTGCTCTGCCCTGTCCCAACTGCTTCAGCCAGGCGGCCCCTGAGAGGACATTGtccaacagagaaaagagaacatgCAGGCTGCTCGGGAAGGCTCACATGAACACTTCATTTTGGCCTTCCCAGACTCCATTCCCCTTGAGGCTGGGACACCTTGAAGCTCCATTTGGTTTGATTCACCATGCGCCTTTCACCATCCGAAGACCGGTTCCTCTGGGGTCACTCTCCCGCGGTCGGGTAGTGTCGCTCTTGCCCGGGTGGACTTGGTCTGTTTGACCTAATCCCACATTCAATGGGGAAATCTGGAATAACTATGAATCtccttcaaaaacaaacagaaaacagagacaaacaaacaaaaatagctttCGGTCACATCTGAGTAATAAGAGAGCTGGAACCGGAAACAGGTGGGCTAAGACAGGATGGAGTTTATTATTAAATTCaactctctttctgctctctgaaCACTGGCTATCCTTTCAATGCACTGCCTGGGCCAGTGATGCTGAAGTCAGAATTGGGCTCATAATGTCTGCCGGAATAAACCAATCCTTCCCATCTTTAAACTCTGCTGCTCTCAGAGAGTTGGCTGTCTGGGAAATCAGAGggaagtctgtctgtctcctaAGTGTATTTCCTAGCAAATGAGAACAAAAACCATTCCAAAGTCTAGGCTTGTCCTTCTGTCCACGTCATCAGCCTTGTGTCTGAGATTCCCTTGGTCTTCATTATCTTCTCTTTTTGTGTACTGGAGGTAAGTTCACCTACACCAAGGCCACCGAGCCTCACATTCCTCCTGAACCACTGTCTGGATACCGTCCTAACTGAAAGGCTGAGGACAAATTGCTAGATGTGAGCGGCTGCACTACTTAGAAGGTTTGTGGGAAGCTTTCTTTCCGCAGAATGAAAAACAGATTATACAGAGAAAGAACGACAAGGAATCAGGCTAACTAATCTTGGTAGAGGGAATTTTATCTGGTATTTAGTTGCCTTCATCTCCTACcttcaccccctcacccccacccccccccccccctctctctctcctgaaacAGCTTCTAAGTGCCTGTTTCAAAACCATTTTGCAAATTAGGATTGTAACATTGCTATCATTGATGTGCAGGGTGTTTCCCAcgtataatctcagcactcagaaagtgaAGACAGAAAGACTGATGCAAGGTCAGCCTCGGCTGCACAAataaattccaggatagcctgggctacagcatgaggcattttcttaaagaaTGATATAACATATAATAAGTATTAttgtctccttttttattttaaaatgattttattattccGTGCTCATGAGTGTTTCCCTGCATGGGTATCACGTGTGTGCccggtgcctacagaggtcagaagagggagtgagtttccctggaactagagttacagacaattgtgagccaccatttggatgctgggaactgaatccctGAAACTGGTGTTataaacagctgtgagctgctgctcCGGTGATGGAATCAgagctgggtcccctggaagagcagccagtgcttttaactgctgagccatctctccagcctccagcaccTAGTACTCTTGATTAATAATACcatatatctattatatatattatatgtatatatattctatcagttctgctcCCCTAGAGAATACTGACTAATACAAACACAGTAGAAGGAATTGGGGAAAATAggaattttaaacaaaagaaatacaggtGAACAGCTTCAGAAAAGctcatagccaggcatggtggcacacctttaatcccagcactccagaggcagaggcaggtggatctctgtgagttccagggcaacctggtctacatagtgagatccaagGCCGCCAGGACTACATAGGtgaaccctgtctggaaaaacacaaaacaaacaaaaccaaagttcATTGCCTCAGGAGCACATGGGAAAAGGTGGCGTTGCTGGAGACGGCCATTGGTAGGCAACCATCCTGGCTTATCTGGAATACTGCAGGAGTTCTGGGGCTAGGCCTGTTACAAGATGGCAAGCAAGAATTTGAGGATTCCTCGGAAACACTTGgtgaagctgggcctggtggcacaggtctgtaatgCCAGCTCCGTGGGAGCCTGGCGGAAGGTCAAGGCCTCCTGGACTGCAGAGAGAGGAACGTGCATGCAAGCTTCTTGTGCACCTCTGTGGCTCCGCTTGTAGGATCTTGATGTAAGAAGTCCATTGTGTATTGTGAGCATTTCCACTTCCACCGGCAGAAGTGATACATAAGGCAAGGTATAGAGCATGGAATGCAGCTTGTCCAGGTTCGTTTGGGCATGTCACTCATGCAGCATCTCCACATACTCAGTCCTTAGAGGCTCAGCAAAGGGCCTTGTCCAGGAGATTTATAGAGTTAAATCTCCACCCTAATTCCTGGAGACTGGTGGGAAGGGCTGTGTATTTCAACTGTCTCAACAATGGGTGTTTTTCCTGACTTACTTATCTTGAGATTTTTAGGTCTTTAAGTCACTTCATTAGCATAAACTCAGGCCTGATCAGTGCTATTACTCGGGAAACAGCAGGCAGGAACTCTGTGTCCGAACTAAGGTGACACATGAATGACCAGCTCTCATGGCTGCCTGGAGGGTGCCCAGGAGAGGAtttctcttcccaccttctctCCTCACTCTAATGTGTTTATGCAGATATGACATTGGGAGGAAAATCTTCTCTTGTATCAACTGGCATCCCATGCTTCAAGGACCGTGGGTTTATTTACATAATTGTCTTGGCACACTTCCTGGGCTGCACTTCGGGGGAGACTTTCACTTAAGTCAGGGAAGGGAAATTCAGATAAAGTCTCTTTTTCTAGTTGCTATTATTCAAATGTCatctttttttaacataatttctttatttattctttgggaatttcacatcatgcactttAATCCCGCTCATGTCATACTCAACTCATGTCTTCCCCTCACGAATGCAGCACCCcaagagaaaatatagaaaaatcaaacttaaacaaaaaagcaagcaaaccaataaaaacaaaaacaaaacaaaaagctcttCACTACTCTGTCATTCCTGCCTCTCACCACCTCTTGTTTGTCCTGGTGAGCAGCCAATATTTGTACACTAATGTCCCGTTAAGTGTGCAAAGTGGGAAGGAACAGGTGTTATTGGAGCGCTGGGCTCGGGGTTTATCTCTTGTGGTCCCAGTATGTGAGGTCCTGCCACTGAATCACCAAACCAGACAGGAAAGGCAACATGGGAACCACAGAGGAGCTCTAAGCAGTGTCAGGGTGCGGAGAAGGCAAGGACCCTGACGTCTTGATCCTGTCTGTGAGGGGCTGCCAAAGCGCTGAGATTACCAGGGAATGGATGGAGGCAGGAAGTAGTGAGCAGTTTCTGTCCAGCTGTGGTCAGGCAACTGTGATGTCTTGATGGTCAGACGCATTGtctgagccagggagatggcGCGGTGGGGAAATGTTTGCCCTGCAAGCAACAACCTGGGTTCATTCCGTGGAATCCATGGTGAAAAGAGAGCACCAACTCCCAGAGTTGTCCTGTGTCCTCTTGCTAATACCTGcgcacacactcaccacacacacacacacacacacacacacacacacacagcacacacacacacacacactcacacacactcacacacacacactcacacacacacactcaccacacactcacacacactcacacacacacactcaccacacacacacacactcacacacactcaccacacacacacatacacacacacaaacaccacacactcacacacacacacacactcacacacacacactcacacacacactcacacacacacatacactcaccacaaacacacacacactcacatacacactcacacactcacacacacactcacacacacactcacatacacacactcacacacactaacatacacacacacactcacacacacacacacacacacacacacacacacacacacaatcctgaaGAGGAAAGCCATTACTCTCTACCCATCTGTTGATCTTGGACTCCATTTCACCACAGAAGACTCACGAAGGACAAATCACACTCGGCCAGAAACTTCAAACTGGTTACCTTACTGTCAGGCACACAGTAAGATTGAAATGacacagagaagattagcatggcttCTGTGCAATGATGACACACAAATCTATGAACTGTTCCACACTtaaaactgggtggtggtggtacctgcctttaatcccagtacttgggagaaaaggcgggtggatctctgagtctgaggccagcctggtctacagactgaatTCCCGGACAAccagagctccacagagaaactctgtcttgacaaatcgaaaaacccaaaaacccccaaaaacaaacaagagagagagagagagagagagagagagagagagagagagagagaaagctgggcggtggtggcgcacgcctttaatcccagcactcaggaggcagatccaggcagatctttgagagtttgaggccagcctggtctacagagtgagttccaggacagccaggactgtttcacagagaaaccctgtcttggaaaaaagaaaagaaaagaaaaagaaaaatgaaaaaagaagaaagaaagaaaaatgccaatAATGCAGCACTCTGATTTGCCACGTGAAGACCTGGAGGTGTTAAGCAaggctgcctccaggttcttgttcCAGGTCTCGTCTTGAGTGGGATCACGTTCTGTGCCGTGAaggagacaaagtttctctgttgtAATGGATCTGATGAGTATTTGTCTGTGACCAGGTGGATAGGGACACTCAGGGGCAGGAGTGTTCACAGACTGGAGGGTCACTGAAAGAGAGCAGGGAACACAAATCCATGACACAGTGGGTTCCACAGACAGCTCTTTATTATGATGAACACGCGGGAAATCTGTCAGTTAAGGGGAGGGGTAAAAAAATCCGGGTGATCTACTACATTTTTGACACAGCATTTTAAAAACCTTAGTAGCCACATGCTATAATAATACCAAGTAACTCATATCTTTCATTGTGCCAGCATGTTATTTCCAAGTTCTTAAAGGTTTCCCTAAGGAGGACATTTAGGAATGGCAGGACACATACATAGTGAAGAAGGGGGAGCCCTGGGTGAGTAGCCAGTTCAGCTGGATTTTTGTCTGAGATCTTCCACTGTTCTCATGGGCTTCAAATCCCTTAACTCTAAACTTCTGAGCACAGTAACGGTTTTGGCATCAAGGGAGGGGTGAGGGCATTGGAATGAAACATCAGGGACAAAAAAGGCACTTTGTAACAGTTGAAATACTATCTCAATACTTGTCTCGGGTACGTTCCTCAGGATAGAATCTGGGAGAAGCAAGCTGTCAGGGGaggttttcttcctctcttggaTGTGCTGCACTTCATGCAATGGGTTACAGTGGGTATCTGTGGGTATACGACATGGGCAATGGGAACAAAGCTTGAGGCCTTTCAATACATCCCTCATCACGACTCTCACTGACTCCGAGGTCAATCACCGGTTGGTGACCTGCTGCAGCAGCTGCGGGATGACCTCTATCTGTCAAAGTGCACCGGGACCTCTGGGTTACCCTCACAGGCTATGACCACCCGCCTGGTGCTGGCCCTGGCCCTGTATCTGCAGTTGGGAGCCCGAGAGCCCCCTGTCTCCCTGCAGTCGGTGACCTTCACCACGCCCTCGTGACAGTTCATATTGCCGTTCTTGCACTGGATATTGGCGGTGCTGCAGATGCCGCGGATGTTCCAGATGTCTTCGTGGATGAAGGTGTTGAAGCGCTTGCACTGAGGAGCGGTCATCTTCCTTCTCTGCATCATCACGTTGCAGTACCTGTCATCGCCACCCGTGTCCTGGGGGGCAACATGCTGTCTCAGGAACCTCTGGTACATTCGATCTTGGCCAGAGGAGGGCTGCACAAGCCCTAACCCCAGCAGGGTCAGCACCAAGAGCAGAAGCCAAGTCCGGGTCCTCTGCAGAGCCATCACCACCTAGGAAGGGCCTGAGAAGGaagcaagaagaggaggaaagggtaagGACTGGGCACTGGAGATGGTCTCAGAACGGCAGAGTGAAGTCTCAGGAgactcttcccttcccccttccttccccttatGATCTGCTCGCTTTTTCCTGCTCCCACCTTGTCCACCCTTTTCTCTGAGAATGAATAGTTTAGCAACATGGGCCTCCCTGAGAAACGACCCATTCTCTTTACTAAATGACACGTGGTATAGCCAGCCAccagaggaagccagggcagaactGACTGGGTGGTTAGTTTAGTTATCCAGGCCTGTGTGACAGGAGTGTAATACAAGGAAAGGTAAATCTGCAAAGAGCTGGAGTTTGAGGTTTGTAAGAGCATTAGCTAGTAGGATCATTAGGGAGTGTTGGGTGTCCCAGAAATTTCCATTCCCAAAGGTGTAGACAGACTGGAGTTCAAGCAAGTCTACCTGTTGCCGATTTGAATGCCCTGTGTCTAGGAAATGAGAAAGATAAAGTAGAACAGACTTCCGTCTTGCCTTTCCTCTCCTGTGACTATTTTGTTAGTGGAGTAAATGAACACATGTTCCAGGGGTGTTTGGGGGAAACGCTTTACACCTCTGTTAAAAACAAATActcgtctctgtgagttcgaggcaggcctagtctacagagtgaattccgggataaccagggctgttacacagagaaactctgtctcaaaaaaccaaaccaagctgggcggtggtggtgcatgcctttaatcccagcactcaggaggcagagccaggcggatctctgtgagttcgaggccagcctggactaccaagtgagttccaggaaaggtgcaaagctacacagagaaaccctgtctcgaaaaaccaaaaaaaaaaaaaaaaaaaaaaaaaaaaaaaaaaaaccaaatacccCCTTcctcccaaagctcagggatcattgggagggagggaagagattgAAAGGCAAGGGGTGACTGCAGTGAAGCAGTGTTTTCTGGGCACAACAGGCGACttgaacatatgaactcacagctgtttagacagcatgcacaagacctatgcagactcaagccagacaaaatcccaaccTGGAGGGGAGAGGTAGGCATGAAGTCTCACCCCTAAGTCAGGAGCCATTGGCAAGTGATATCGGCTTAGagaagaagagtcagttttctttaaggatgtgtgACTCCTGGTACGTTGATCGCTCCAGAGGATAGTCCGCACCCAAGAGGATTTTGGCAGAACAAACTGGACTCAatgggtttaaaaaataaaaaaaggaggcTATGAAGCTGGGTGGGTGGGATGAGGGGGGTagatctgggaagagctgggagagGACAgtgaataagatcaaaatacattctatgaaattctcaaagaattaataaaaaacattatttaaacaaacaaaacaggaccaTAAAGACATGGCCAGTACTTTTCATCAAGAATGGTTTAAGGAATGGCTATCAGATGCTGCCCTCTGGCGGTCAGCCCTCAGATTGACTCCCAGGCACATTGACAAGAGCAAATAAAAACCATCCCTGATGCAAGAGAAGTGGACACCTCAAAGTAACAGGACAGTTGTTTAAGATTAAGCAGACTTAACAATGCAAGCACAGCCCAAGAGCTGCCTTCCTCAGAGCTGGTTTGAGTACAGAGATACCATTGTCCTTCTCTTCAAAGATGCGGCTCCAGGATGGCAGATCCCGCACATGGCTGAAATGACTTATGGTCATGTGTACTTCATCCTACCTGAAGCCTATGCTTTGGTAAGTGATAATTACCAGTACCAAATGCAAGTATTACTCTTTAACACTCCCCCCAATTTCACAGCCACGTCTATGCCCTACTTCTGTGCCCCCAGCTACAGATTTGAGACAGCATTACCACAGTTATTAGTGGCCTTGAGGGACTTGAGGTTGGGCCCTCCCTCATGTTTGGTTTGGGGCCTACCTCCTGTTTCTCTGGTAACACTAGACAGGTGAGCATCAGCTGAGCACTCTGTGGGCTTCCTGGTCAAGAGTGGAATATCTGCCCTGGGTGGTTACGTGATATTCTGTTCCACTCCAAAGATTAGAACATAACCTACTATTTTCTCCTCCTTAGGGGTTAATCCAGCTCTACTTGTCAATCACCTGGCCAAGAAACCAACCCTCAGAAAGACTGATGATCTAAAAGCACACTAAGGAGAGGGATGGGCGATTATTCCTTTAATGAGCTAGTGCAGTTAACCTTCCCAGAAGTCCATCCCTCAGCACAACCACTTACCGAGCCGCTAGCCTGCAGCCTGCTAACTCTTCTGGATTACTCAGAAAGCCGTGTTTTCTTTGTTGTCCATTCTATCCCTTTCTTTCAGATACTGGCCAGATTGCTAACCATGCCTTCCTAGAACTCTGGGCTTTCTTACTCTTCCCCTAaccctctgcctccacccctaCCTTGTGCTGCTTGCTGAACTCCACTGCTGGACATGGCTGCTTTCCTAGACCCTAACTCAAAAGATATTCtttttgtcttcctcttctccatcttcttcctctggTAGCTGCCAAGGTTTACAGCTTGCcctccattattttttttaaactcaataaaatgttctcaagcttccttctgagtctgtttctaagttctttttttaatcaagggCACCCAAAAGAGGGAACAGCACATTCTGCTAACACCATGTCAGGCAGAGGGGAATTATgattctgtcttctgtttctcaAATGGCTTATTGAGACACAATGCCTTCCCTGTAAGTTGACATTTCACTCTAAATAGCTTTGCATTATGATAGAGCAATAGACTCAGTTCAAACACACCAAGACTGTGTTCGACTGCTTCTCCATCAACGGGTGAGAGAGACCCATCCGgtcatgtgatttttgttgttattgttgtttggttgttgcaGGAATAGGATaactccttctaccatgtgagtcacTGAATAAACTGGGTCATCCATctcagtggcaagcacctttcctcAATGAATGACATCACTggcctttgaaattttatttttcaaggtaacttttctaatgagagacattGGAAAACTTCCTCTTGTTTTCTGAAGAGATGGTGGTGATTCCTGGTGCTGAGCATCAGCAGCTGACTCCCCAAATTTGAATACTGTCAGGAAGGCTGGGCTCACTCAAGTACTAGCCCACAGCATGAGGACTGTAAAAGTGGGACTTTGGGCCCAGTTTAGGGCAACGACAGCAATCAGAGACATGTTAGATAAAACTGCAGCCCTGATATTCAGACATCCACAGGACAGCCCAAATGGTGGTTTTCATTTATTAGCAACTGTTTTCTAAATACAACATTTAGGTATGTGTTCATACGTCTTCCCTAGCAAGACACCACCTACAGAACCTGTAGGCGGGCCAGTGTACCAACCGCATCCCCCAGGAGGCATTTCACACTTGAAGACAAATTTGGCTGAAGAATGCAAAATAAGCTGGGAATATTTCTATAACTTCCTCAGGACCCCACAGTTGTGCAACAtcactcaataaataaaagattaatgataaaaagtatataaagtagccaagtttttaaattttaaataaattaacgGTGACAAAGCAATGTCTTTGGAGTATTCCCTTACCATCAACAATAAAACCATTCCTTAGGACAAGAGGCAGACACTCAACGGATAAAAGGGGAAATTGGATGGGCCATGAGAAGGGAACGCAGTCCCGACTCTGCAGTCTGGGAAGCACGTATTTCATCACAAGTCAAAACTGCTCAAGGTCTACCTCCCTCGCCAGCTGTGAACCCACACTTCCCAAGAATCCAAGAGGAAACCTTATTTCCAAGGAAAGAATGTGTGCTAAATCGGGTGTGCCCCTGGTGGTTCCTGACTCTACCTTTTCAGATGGGAATTCCATTCAGGGCATCTTCTGAGTCACCTTATGACCCCACTTATCAAAAGATAGAGAAAAGGGGCTAGAGTGgctggatcagcagttaagaactggCTGTTCTCGCCAGGACCTGggttgggatcccagcactcacaacgaCCAtcaataactccagctccaaggtatCCAGcaactcttctgacctccctgggcaccaggcacacatgtggtgcacatacatacatacaggcacaaacacatatattaaaagaaaatacacataaaataaaataagtcattttttttttaaaagagaaaaggggagatgtCCTAGCATCCTTTTAAGAAGTGACTTGAGAGGCACCCAAATTGTACATAGGACTAATCCAAGACTCTCGGTTGGGAAGCCCATACCCACATTTGGGATGTCTCACTTTCTGAGTGCCTCTCTCACAACCTTTATGTTGATAGTCTATGTTAAAATTATCCTTGATAAAAATCCCCAACTCTGCTTCATACAGGCTAgtcttgaaattcttttctgtgtgtgaaaCCATGAATCTGCTTTGGCCAGAGTTGAGGtccttaaagaaatgaatggaacTCATTAAGTTGCTGAGGATGGGCAGCATGAAGCTGTGTCTGCCCCCCAGTGCTCACATCTCTGCtggtttgtgtgctgtgtgtaagagaaaggaggagtggagggggaggaTATCTTTGGTGTGCCAGCATTTAACTGTAGCTCCTTTCTCTAAAGGCTCCTTTGGTGACCTATTGCTTGACTCTTTCAAAAATTCTCATCTGTCCCATCTGTAAATCAGTTATCATCCTCACCACCACATAAAGATGAAGTCCACAGTCCCACTGACTGACAGGTAAGGAAGA encodes:
- the Rnase4 gene encoding ribonuclease 4 encodes the protein MALQRTRTWLLLLVLTLLGLGLVQPSSGQDRMYQRFLRQHVAPQDTGGDDRYCNVMMQRRKMTAPQCKRFNTFIHEDIWNIRGICSTANIQCKNGNMNCHEGVVKVTDCRETGGSRAPNCRYRARASTRRVVIACEGNPEVPVHFDR